One genomic segment of Hemibagrus wyckioides isolate EC202008001 linkage group LG08, SWU_Hwy_1.0, whole genome shotgun sequence includes these proteins:
- the sh3tc2 gene encoding SH3 domain and tetratricopeptide repeat-containing protein 2 isoform X2 — protein MTIAVPGYSLLSTLQRYGAIKLRNFAARDISTPDLNTLWEEPHYANELFPGNDVMATGDEEVETEAEVEGEGITGESYWKRKEALSTVSLAVGDHFSSDVILLFSGRRRSNLEPDCVLQEALRTRLRVVESNSQDVIQLFKDLSARLVSVHAEKDHFVITFKTVEEIWKFSTYLALGYVARCLENFLCDQTVWLDPVLLSDVEICVTVNEEHLATLYLGLLLQEGSFFAKALVNSEQCIEEEDELVYKKNDLVMVKDIGQQSMWEGTLLSTGQHGLVPVHAMQPLPYPFYQWFLRKYHGNAGGFSSTKGQTDQPIVTGTCVAVVDYCPMVKDELHLSQGDLIEVEGFLISSLNTFIGRHLSSGQIGFVHMAHVKPEDIKPLGQLVFLSEEERVALSQFNPWTEKCHTGLLDKLFSTDISTVYRLDRLDDFDFTYIRNQPKQEQKTPVDARKSIILEHINTPPYHSSPRPSFYASQSCLDRDNEAFSLSLEDTFREMDEYEEDPPFMDEGIWETEEAEIVDPILTLLNLDHFQDSFYAFYDLSYSFLDTVFGGLQVDEVLLHLESLREGAKKGRMVWAHRRACFLLGRLCAKKLKYSQARVYFEEALNVPVEGFNDKPLLIALYTNLTAVYLKQKMTDKLPYTLEKASALILCLPLHNFCSLDEFELLKPILRKAIVDNDKYLEARSCYLILCLFLQNRKIEEALPFVERLQFLNLTLSAEEGRPIGPVDLNWILCRLYHKKYLPYLVLASLSLDSSQDHSLDNAFQKIELFLKNSVRLNPRWKDGSALLPVQVVVYLQQALSIANCGEHLKTQRDLCLSLASVYQQYGTLEKAVRYAQQAVQAGSHINEEEGFEASVLLAWLLVLTEEPDRAQSILEPLLKSLYKTDSPTQCGVVHNLLALCLHKQGKVREAARNFHCALKISQENGNKHNEALALANLGCLALSVGAPGLAESFLLRSLNLFQFLSESPSDEEHVQTLLWLGRSYKDRGESQKVRLCYEMGLLIAISAKNLHSQMVVAKVLSRLYADLMLYGQCIIYYEHCVGLSRELKDKRLEGEYLEVLSNLYLSLNTEKSSRKSLDYTKQSLRISIDLGKKQEESETWLQVGRIYYLIHEDELADMYLQAAVKTALKINDPCFAMNIYEEAGDVFFKGHRNRLAAVSFFRDGALPFARCLKDVHSEFRLLSKLSELLLKEAQHQEALKYATLAVQISTSTGVHLNERVSYHRLSSIYFTLEQYEMAENYYLKALSLSPPVLEHAEEARYYVKVYCRLADLTLHKLKDAFDAMGYFHLALAAALEDGGSLQARYIIYMKLAEIHANYLPDAELSQRYMDSAWSLKRELAGHTDSSDTDEEYIIHAATENDDAKLTTYSIDGSRSSDFSSRSSTLVGSDMMDTSCTITAQKEAGIGTDYICGEDMETCGPRQHTTSETRHTNERLCTSHTDSSLLCTEF, from the exons ATGACTATAGCAGTGCCAGGGTACAGTCTATTATCTACTCTGCAGAGATATGGAGCCATAAAGCTCAGGAATTTTGCAGCCAGAG ATATATCAACTCCTGATCTGAATACGTTATGGGAAGAGCCCCATTATGCCAATGAGCTCTTTCCAGGAAATGATGTCATGGCCACTG GAGATGAGGAAGTGGAAACAGAGGCTGAGGTAGAGGGTGAGGGGATCACCGGTGAGAGTTACTGGAAGAGGAAGGAAGCTCTCAGCACTGTCTCCTTGGCTGTAGGAGATCACTTCTCTTCAG ATGTGATACTGCTATTCAGTGGGAGAAGACGTTCCAATTTGGAGCCAGACTGTGTGCTGCAGGAGGCACTACGCACTAGGCTAAGGGTTGTAGAGAGCAACAGCCAAGATGTTATTCAGCTTTTTAAA GATCTCTCTGCACGCTTGGTTTCAGTGCATGCTGAAAAAGATCATTTTGTTATTACCTTTAAGACAGTGGAGGAAATCTGGAAGTTCTCTACATACCTGGCTCTAG GATATGTTGCAAGATGTTTGGAGAACTTTCTGTGTGACCAGACTGTCTGGCTGGACCCTGTTTTGCTTAGTGATGTGGAAATTTGTGTGACAGTAAATGAGGAACATCTAGCAACCCTCTATCTGGGGCTCTTACTTCAAGAAG GTTCATTCTTTGCAAAAGCTCTGGTTAACAGTGAGCAATGTATAGAGGAAGAAGATGAATTGGTCTACAAGAAGAATGACCTTGTTATGGTGAAGGATATTGGACAGCAGTCCATGTGGGAGGGAACCCTGCTTTCTACCGGTCAGCATGGCCTAGTGCCTGTTCATGCAATGCAGCCTCTGCCATACCCTTTTTACCA GTGGTTTCTTAGGAAGTACCATGGCAATGCAGGAGGGTTTTCATCCACAAAAGGACAAACTGACCAAcctatag TAACAGGAACTTGTGTAGCAGTAGTGGACTATTGCCCAATGGTTAAAGATGAACTACACCTCAGTCAAGGAGATCTGATAGAAGTTGAAGGCTTCCTTATTAGCTCACTGAACACGTTCATTGGAAGACACCTCTCTAGTGGACAGATAGGATTTGTTCACATGGCCCATGTGAAACCTGAAGATATCAAGCCACT TGGACAATTGGTCTTTCTGAGTGAGGAGGAGAGAGTGGCTCTCTCGCAGTTTAACCCCTGGACTGAAAAGTGCCACACTGGTCTATTGGACAAACTCTTCTCCACTGACATCAGCACTGTATACAGATTAG ACAGACTGGATGACTTCGATTTTACCTATATCCGAAACCAACCGAAACAAG AACAGAAAACCCCAGTAGATGCCAGGAAAAGCATTATACTGGAACATATCAACACCCCACCCTATCACTCCTCCCCACGACCTTCCTTCTATGCTTCTCAGAGTTGTCTAGACAGGGACAATGAAGCCTTCTCCCTCAGCCTGGAGGACACTTTCCGAGAGATGGATGAGTATGAGGAAGATCCACCCTTTATGGATGAAGGCATCTGGGAAACTGAAGAAGCTGAGATTGTTGACCCCATCTTAACCCTCCTCAACTTGGACCACTTCCAGGACtctttttatgcattttatgaCCTCTCCTACTCCTTCTTGGACACAGTCTTTGGTGGGCTTCAAGTGGATGAGGTGCTCCTGCACCTGGAGAGCTTGCGAGAAGGAGCAAAGAAAGGCAGAATGGTGTGGGCCCATCGGCGAGCCTGCTTCCTTCTAGGCAGATTATGTGCTAAAAAGCTTAAGTACTCTCAGGCTCGAGTCTACTTTGAAGAGGCATTGAATGTCCCTGTAGAGGGCTTTAATGACAAACCACTGTTGATTGCTCTGTATACTAACCTTACAGCTGTGTACCTGAAGCAAAAGATGACAGATAAACTGCCTTATACATTAGAGAAAGCAAGTGCTCTTATACTGTGCCTTCCCCTTCATAACTTCTGCTCTCTAGATGAGTTTGAACTGCTCAAGCCCATTCTACGCAAAGCTATTGTTGATAATGATAAGTACCTTGAGGCACGGAGTTGCTATCTAATCCTCTGTCTATTTCTGCAGAACAGAAAGATTGAGGAGGCCTTGCCTTTTGTGGAAAGACTTCAGTTTCTCAATCTCACTCTCTCAGCAGAAGAAGGAAGGCCTATAGGGCCAGTTGACCTTAACTGGATACTATGCAGGCTCTACCACAAGAAATATCTTCCATACCTTGTATTAGCCTCGCTCAGTCTAGATTCAAGTCAGGATCATTCTTTGGATAATGCTTTTCAAAAGATTGAACTTTTCTTGAAGAACTCAGTCAGACTGAATCCTCGTTGGAAGGATGGCTCTGCTCTGCTCCCAGTCCAGGTTGTAGTTTACCTTCAGCAGGCATTGTCTATAGCCAACTGTGGTGAACACCTGAAGACCCAGAGAGATCTTTGTCTGAGTTTGGCAAGTGTCTACCAGCAGTATGGAACTTTGGAGAAGGCAGTTCGCTATGCCCAACAAGCAGTGCAGGCAGGAAGTCACATTAATGAGGAGGAGGGTTTTGAGGCATCAGTGCTGCTGGCCTGGCTCTTAGTGCTCACAGAGGAACCAGATAGAGCCCAATCTATTTTGGAACCTCTCCTAAAGTCACTGTATAAAACTGACAGTCCAACCCAGTGTGGGGTAGTCCACAATCTACTTGCGCTATGTCTTCATAAACAGGGGAAGGTCAGAGAAGCAGCAAGGAACTTTCACTGTGCTCTCAAAATTTCACAAGAAAATGGGAACAAGCATAATGAAGCTCTAGCTCTGGCTAACCTGGGGTGCCTTGCCTTATCAGTTGGGGCTCCAGGCCTGGCAGAAAGTTTCTTGCTCAGATCTCTGAACCTTTTCCAGTTTCTTTCTGAGAGCCCCTCAGATGAAGAGCATGTTCAGACTTTGCTGTGGCTAGGTAGAAGCTACAAAGATAGAGGAGAAAGTCAAAAGGTTAGGCTGTGCTATGAGATGGGTCTTCTGATTGCCATCAGTGCCAAGAACCTGCACA GTCAGATGGTTGTTGCAAAGGTGCTCAGTCGTCTATATGCTGACTTAATGTTGTATGGGCAATGTATAATTTACTATGAGCACTGTGTGGGGCTTTCCAGAGAACTGAAGGATAAACGTCTGGAGGGAGAGTACCTGGAGGTTCTCAGTAATCTCTACCTTTCACTTAACACTGAGAA GTCCTCGCGGAAGTCTCTGGACTACACTAAGCAAAGTCTAAGGATTTCCATTGACTTAGGAAAGAAACAGGAGGAATCAGAGACATGGCTACAGGTGGGCCGAATCTACTACTTGATCCATGAGGATGAACTGGCAGACATGTATCTTCAG GCAGCTGTAAAGACAGCTCTAAAGATTAATGATCCATGCTTTGCTATGAACATTTATGAAGAGGCTGGAGATGTCTTCTTCAAAGGACATAGAAACCGACTGGCTGCCGTTTCATTTTTTAGA GATGGGGCTCTGCCATTTGCAAGATGTCTCAAGGATGTGCATTCAGAGTTCAGGCTTTTGTCTAAACTCTCTGAATTGCTACTGAAAGAAGCTCAGCACCAGGAGGCCTTGAAGTATGCTACACTTGCAGTGCAAATCAGCACCTCAACTG GTGTACACCTAAATGAGAGGGTGTCTTACCATCGCCTGTCTTCAATCTACTTCACTCTGGAGCAGTATGAGATGGCTGAGAATTACTATTTGAaggctctgtctctctctccccctgtacTGGAGCATGCAGAAGAGGCCCGCTACTATGTTAAAGTGTACTGCAGACTAGCTGATCTGACCCTACATAAGCTAAAG GATGCTTTTGATGCCATGGGATATTTCCACTTAGCCCTTGCAGCAGCTCTGGAAGATGGAGGGAGTCTTCAGGCCAGGTACATAATTTACATGAAGCTGGCAGAGATCCATGCTAACTATTTACCTGATGCGGAGCTGAGCCAGAGATATATGGATAGTGCATGGAGCCTAAAGAGGGAGCTAGCAGGGCACACAGACTCTAGTGACACAGACGAGGAATATATTATCCATGCTGCTACAGAGAATGATGATGCCAAGTTGACCACTTATTCCATTGATGGGTCAAGGAGCTCAGACTTCAGCAGTAGGAGCAGTACTCTTGTAGGCTCAGACATGATGGACACTAGCTGTACAATAACTGCTCAGAAGGAAGCTGGAATAGGGACTGATTACATCTGTGGAGAAGATATGGAGACATGTGGACCTAGACAGCATACAACTTCTGAAACAAGACACACTAATGAAAGGCTCTGTACCAGCCACACAGATTCTAGCTTACTATGTACAGAATTTTGA
- the sh3tc2 gene encoding SH3 domain and tetratricopeptide repeat-containing protein 2 isoform X8 codes for MATGDEEVETEAEVEGEGITGESYWKRKEALSTVSLAVGDHFSSDVILLFSGRRRSNLEPDCVLQEALRTRLRVVESNSQDVIQLFKDLSARLVSVHAEKDHFVITFKTVEEIWKFSTYLALGYVARCLENFLCDQTVWLDPVLLSDVEICVTVNEEHLATLYLGLLLQEGSFFAKALVNSEQCIEEEDELVYKKNDLVMVKDIGQQSMWEGTLLSTGQHGLVPVHAMQPLPYPFYQWFLRKYHGNAGGFSSTKGQTDQPIVTGTCVAVVDYCPMVKDELHLSQGDLIEVEGFLISSLNTFIGRHLSSGQIGFVHMAHVKPEDIKPLSGQLVFLSEEERVALSQFNPWTEKCHTGLLDKLFSTDISTVYRLDRLDDFDFTYIRNQPKQEQKTPVDARKSIILEHINTPPYHSSPRPSFYASQSCLDRDNEAFSLSLEDTFREMDEYEEDPPFMDEGIWETEEAEIVDPILTLLNLDHFQDSFYAFYDLSYSFLDTVFGGLQVDEVLLHLESLREGAKKGRMVWAHRRACFLLGRLCAKKLKYSQARVYFEEALNVPVEGFNDKPLLIALYTNLTAVYLKQKMTDKLPYTLEKASALILCLPLHNFCSLDEFELLKPILRKAIVDNDKYLEARSCYLILCLFLQNRKIEEALPFVERLQFLNLTLSAEEGRPIGPVDLNWILCRLYHKKYLPYLVLASLSLDSSQDHSLDNAFQKIELFLKNSVRLNPRWKDGSALLPVQVVVYLQQALSIANCGEHLKTQRDLCLSLASVYQQYGTLEKAVRYAQQAVQAGSHINEEEGFEASVLLAWLLVLTEEPDRAQSILEPLLKSLYKTDSPTQCGVVHNLLALCLHKQGKVREAARNFHCALKISQENGNKHNEALALANLGCLALSVGAPGLAESFLLRSLNLFQFLSESPSDEEHVQTLLWLGRSYKDRGESQKVRLCYEMGLLIAISAKNLHSQMVVAKVLSRLYADLMLYGQCIIYYEHCVGLSRELKDKRLEGEYLEVLSNLYLSLNTEKSSRKSLDYTKQSLRISIDLGKKQEESETWLQVGRIYYLIHEDELADMYLQAAVKTALKINDPCFAMNIYEEAGDVFFKGHRNRLAAVSFFRDGALPFARCLKDVHSEFRLLSKLSELLLKEAQHQEALKYATLAVQISTSTGVHLNERVSYHRLSSIYFTLEQYEMAENYYLKALSLSPPVLEHAEEARYYVKVYCRLADLTLHKLKDAFDAMGYFHLALAAALEDGGSLQARYIIYMKLAEIHANYLPDAELSQRYMDSAWSLKRELAGHTDSSDTDEEYIIHAATENDDAKLTTYSIDGSRSSDFSSRSSTLVGSDMMDTSCTITAQKEAGIGTDYICGEDMETCGPRQHTTSETRHTNERLCTSHTDSSLLCTEF; via the exons ATGGCCACTG GAGATGAGGAAGTGGAAACAGAGGCTGAGGTAGAGGGTGAGGGGATCACCGGTGAGAGTTACTGGAAGAGGAAGGAAGCTCTCAGCACTGTCTCCTTGGCTGTAGGAGATCACTTCTCTTCAG ATGTGATACTGCTATTCAGTGGGAGAAGACGTTCCAATTTGGAGCCAGACTGTGTGCTGCAGGAGGCACTACGCACTAGGCTAAGGGTTGTAGAGAGCAACAGCCAAGATGTTATTCAGCTTTTTAAA GATCTCTCTGCACGCTTGGTTTCAGTGCATGCTGAAAAAGATCATTTTGTTATTACCTTTAAGACAGTGGAGGAAATCTGGAAGTTCTCTACATACCTGGCTCTAG GATATGTTGCAAGATGTTTGGAGAACTTTCTGTGTGACCAGACTGTCTGGCTGGACCCTGTTTTGCTTAGTGATGTGGAAATTTGTGTGACAGTAAATGAGGAACATCTAGCAACCCTCTATCTGGGGCTCTTACTTCAAGAAG GTTCATTCTTTGCAAAAGCTCTGGTTAACAGTGAGCAATGTATAGAGGAAGAAGATGAATTGGTCTACAAGAAGAATGACCTTGTTATGGTGAAGGATATTGGACAGCAGTCCATGTGGGAGGGAACCCTGCTTTCTACCGGTCAGCATGGCCTAGTGCCTGTTCATGCAATGCAGCCTCTGCCATACCCTTTTTACCA GTGGTTTCTTAGGAAGTACCATGGCAATGCAGGAGGGTTTTCATCCACAAAAGGACAAACTGACCAAcctatag TAACAGGAACTTGTGTAGCAGTAGTGGACTATTGCCCAATGGTTAAAGATGAACTACACCTCAGTCAAGGAGATCTGATAGAAGTTGAAGGCTTCCTTATTAGCTCACTGAACACGTTCATTGGAAGACACCTCTCTAGTGGACAGATAGGATTTGTTCACATGGCCCATGTGAAACCTGAAGATATCAAGCCACT CAGTGGACAATTGGTCTTTCTGAGTGAGGAGGAGAGAGTGGCTCTCTCGCAGTTTAACCCCTGGACTGAAAAGTGCCACACTGGTCTATTGGACAAACTCTTCTCCACTGACATCAGCACTGTATACAGATTAG ACAGACTGGATGACTTCGATTTTACCTATATCCGAAACCAACCGAAACAAG AACAGAAAACCCCAGTAGATGCCAGGAAAAGCATTATACTGGAACATATCAACACCCCACCCTATCACTCCTCCCCACGACCTTCCTTCTATGCTTCTCAGAGTTGTCTAGACAGGGACAATGAAGCCTTCTCCCTCAGCCTGGAGGACACTTTCCGAGAGATGGATGAGTATGAGGAAGATCCACCCTTTATGGATGAAGGCATCTGGGAAACTGAAGAAGCTGAGATTGTTGACCCCATCTTAACCCTCCTCAACTTGGACCACTTCCAGGACtctttttatgcattttatgaCCTCTCCTACTCCTTCTTGGACACAGTCTTTGGTGGGCTTCAAGTGGATGAGGTGCTCCTGCACCTGGAGAGCTTGCGAGAAGGAGCAAAGAAAGGCAGAATGGTGTGGGCCCATCGGCGAGCCTGCTTCCTTCTAGGCAGATTATGTGCTAAAAAGCTTAAGTACTCTCAGGCTCGAGTCTACTTTGAAGAGGCATTGAATGTCCCTGTAGAGGGCTTTAATGACAAACCACTGTTGATTGCTCTGTATACTAACCTTACAGCTGTGTACCTGAAGCAAAAGATGACAGATAAACTGCCTTATACATTAGAGAAAGCAAGTGCTCTTATACTGTGCCTTCCCCTTCATAACTTCTGCTCTCTAGATGAGTTTGAACTGCTCAAGCCCATTCTACGCAAAGCTATTGTTGATAATGATAAGTACCTTGAGGCACGGAGTTGCTATCTAATCCTCTGTCTATTTCTGCAGAACAGAAAGATTGAGGAGGCCTTGCCTTTTGTGGAAAGACTTCAGTTTCTCAATCTCACTCTCTCAGCAGAAGAAGGAAGGCCTATAGGGCCAGTTGACCTTAACTGGATACTATGCAGGCTCTACCACAAGAAATATCTTCCATACCTTGTATTAGCCTCGCTCAGTCTAGATTCAAGTCAGGATCATTCTTTGGATAATGCTTTTCAAAAGATTGAACTTTTCTTGAAGAACTCAGTCAGACTGAATCCTCGTTGGAAGGATGGCTCTGCTCTGCTCCCAGTCCAGGTTGTAGTTTACCTTCAGCAGGCATTGTCTATAGCCAACTGTGGTGAACACCTGAAGACCCAGAGAGATCTTTGTCTGAGTTTGGCAAGTGTCTACCAGCAGTATGGAACTTTGGAGAAGGCAGTTCGCTATGCCCAACAAGCAGTGCAGGCAGGAAGTCACATTAATGAGGAGGAGGGTTTTGAGGCATCAGTGCTGCTGGCCTGGCTCTTAGTGCTCACAGAGGAACCAGATAGAGCCCAATCTATTTTGGAACCTCTCCTAAAGTCACTGTATAAAACTGACAGTCCAACCCAGTGTGGGGTAGTCCACAATCTACTTGCGCTATGTCTTCATAAACAGGGGAAGGTCAGAGAAGCAGCAAGGAACTTTCACTGTGCTCTCAAAATTTCACAAGAAAATGGGAACAAGCATAATGAAGCTCTAGCTCTGGCTAACCTGGGGTGCCTTGCCTTATCAGTTGGGGCTCCAGGCCTGGCAGAAAGTTTCTTGCTCAGATCTCTGAACCTTTTCCAGTTTCTTTCTGAGAGCCCCTCAGATGAAGAGCATGTTCAGACTTTGCTGTGGCTAGGTAGAAGCTACAAAGATAGAGGAGAAAGTCAAAAGGTTAGGCTGTGCTATGAGATGGGTCTTCTGATTGCCATCAGTGCCAAGAACCTGCACA GTCAGATGGTTGTTGCAAAGGTGCTCAGTCGTCTATATGCTGACTTAATGTTGTATGGGCAATGTATAATTTACTATGAGCACTGTGTGGGGCTTTCCAGAGAACTGAAGGATAAACGTCTGGAGGGAGAGTACCTGGAGGTTCTCAGTAATCTCTACCTTTCACTTAACACTGAGAA GTCCTCGCGGAAGTCTCTGGACTACACTAAGCAAAGTCTAAGGATTTCCATTGACTTAGGAAAGAAACAGGAGGAATCAGAGACATGGCTACAGGTGGGCCGAATCTACTACTTGATCCATGAGGATGAACTGGCAGACATGTATCTTCAG GCAGCTGTAAAGACAGCTCTAAAGATTAATGATCCATGCTTTGCTATGAACATTTATGAAGAGGCTGGAGATGTCTTCTTCAAAGGACATAGAAACCGACTGGCTGCCGTTTCATTTTTTAGA GATGGGGCTCTGCCATTTGCAAGATGTCTCAAGGATGTGCATTCAGAGTTCAGGCTTTTGTCTAAACTCTCTGAATTGCTACTGAAAGAAGCTCAGCACCAGGAGGCCTTGAAGTATGCTACACTTGCAGTGCAAATCAGCACCTCAACTG GTGTACACCTAAATGAGAGGGTGTCTTACCATCGCCTGTCTTCAATCTACTTCACTCTGGAGCAGTATGAGATGGCTGAGAATTACTATTTGAaggctctgtctctctctccccctgtacTGGAGCATGCAGAAGAGGCCCGCTACTATGTTAAAGTGTACTGCAGACTAGCTGATCTGACCCTACATAAGCTAAAG GATGCTTTTGATGCCATGGGATATTTCCACTTAGCCCTTGCAGCAGCTCTGGAAGATGGAGGGAGTCTTCAGGCCAGGTACATAATTTACATGAAGCTGGCAGAGATCCATGCTAACTATTTACCTGATGCGGAGCTGAGCCAGAGATATATGGATAGTGCATGGAGCCTAAAGAGGGAGCTAGCAGGGCACACAGACTCTAGTGACACAGACGAGGAATATATTATCCATGCTGCTACAGAGAATGATGATGCCAAGTTGACCACTTATTCCATTGATGGGTCAAGGAGCTCAGACTTCAGCAGTAGGAGCAGTACTCTTGTAGGCTCAGACATGATGGACACTAGCTGTACAATAACTGCTCAGAAGGAAGCTGGAATAGGGACTGATTACATCTGTGGAGAAGATATGGAGACATGTGGACCTAGACAGCATACAACTTCTGAAACAAGACACACTAATGAAAGGCTCTGTACCAGCCACACAGATTCTAGCTTACTATGTACAGAATTTTGA